Proteins encoded within one genomic window of Anastrepha ludens isolate Willacy chromosome 4, idAnaLude1.1, whole genome shotgun sequence:
- the LOC128862455 gene encoding cuticle protein 16.5-like — translation MFKYAVVLFALIACAAAKPGLLAAAPLTYAAPAAVVAAPAPVVTATSSQVIARNHNGIAAAPVVASYAAAPVAAPVVASYAHYAAAPLAAPAIAHYAAAPLASPLIW, via the exons ATGTTCAAATAC GCCGTTGTTCTTTTCGCTCTCATCGCTTGCGCTGCTGCCAAGCCCGGTTTGCTGGCTGCCGCTCCATTGACCTATGCTGCTCCCGCCGCTGTTGTTGCCGCTCCTGCTCCTGTAGTGACTGCCACCAGCAGTCAAGTGATCGCCCGCAACCACAATGGCATCGCCGCCGCTCCAGTTGTGGCCAGCtatgctgccgccccagtaGCCGCCCCAGTTGTTGCCAGCTATGCTCATTACGCTGCTGCTCCTTTGGCTGCTCCAGCAATTGCTCATTATGCTGCTGCCCCTCTTGCGTCGCCGTTGATTTGGTAA
- the LOC128862454 gene encoding cuticle protein 16.5-like codes for MFKYAVVLFALIACAAAKPGLLAAAPLAYAAPAAVVAAPAPVVTATSSQVIARNHNGIAAAPVVASYAAAPVAAPVVASYAHYATAPLAAPAIAHYAAAPLASSLLW; via the exons ATGTTCAAATAC GCCGTTGTTCTTTTCGCTCTCATCGCTTGCGCTGCTGCCAAGCCCGGTTTGCTAGCTGCCGCTCCATTGGCCTATGCTGCTCCCGCTGCTGTTGTTGCCGCTCCTGCTCCTGTGGTGACTGCCACCAGCAGTCAAGTGATCGCCCGCAACCACAATGGCATTGCCGCCGCTCCAGTTGTTGCCAGCTATGCTGCCGCTCCAGTAGCTGCCCCAGTTGTTGCCAGCTATGCTCATTACGCTACTGCTCCTTTGGCTGCTCCAGCAATTGCTCATTATGCTGCTGCCCCTCTTGCGTCATCGTTACTTTGGTAA
- the LOC128862451 gene encoding cuticle protein 16.5-like, whose translation MFKYAVVLFALFACAAAKPGFLAAAPLAYAAPAAVVAAPAPVVTATSSQVIARNYNGIAAAPVVAAAPVVARYAAAAPLAAPLAAPVVARYAAAAPLAAPLAAPLVAPLAAAHYAAASLAAPVVARYAAAPLAAAVW comes from the exons ATGTTCAAATAC GCCGTTGTTCTCTTCGCTCTTTTCGCCTGCGCTGCTGCCAAGCCCGGTTTTCTGGCTGCCGCTCCATTGGCCTATGCTGCTCCCGCCGCTGTTGTCGCTGCACCAGCTCCAGTTGTTACCGCCACCAGCAGTCAAGTGATCGCGAGAAATTACAATGGTATCGCCGCTGCTCCAGTTGTTGCTGCCGCCCCAGTTGTTGCCCGTTATGCTGCCGCTGCTCCTTTAGCTGCTCCCTTAGCCGCTCCAGTTGTTGCCCGTTATGCTGCCGCTGCTCCTCTGGCTGCTCCCTTAGCCGCTCCCTTAGTTGCACCGTTAGCTGCTGCTCACTATGCTGCTGCTTCTTTAGCTGCTCCAGTTGTTGCTCGTTACGCCGCCGCTCCCTTAGCTGCTGCTGTGTGGTAA
- the LOC128862452 gene encoding cuticle protein 16.5-like gives MFKYAVVLFALFACAAAKPGFLAAAPLAYAAPAAVVAAPAPVVTATSSQVIARNYNGIAAAPVVAAAPVVARYAAAAPLAAPLAAPVVARYAAAAPLAAPLVAPLAAAHYAAAPLAAPVVARYAAAPLASTVW, from the exons ATGTTCAAATAC GCCGTTGTTCTCTTCGCTCTTTTCGCCTGCGCTGCTGCCAAGCCCGGTTTTCTGGCTGCCGCTCCATTGGCCTACGCTGCTCCCGCCGCTGTTGTCGCTGCACCAGCTCCAGTTGTTACCGCCACCAGCAGTCAAGTGATCGCGAGAAATTACAATGGTATCGCCGCTGCTCCAGTTGTTGCTGCCGCCCCAGTTGTTGCCCGTTATGCTGCCGCTGCTCCTTTAGCTGCTCCCTTAGCCGCTCCAGTTGTTGCCCGTTATGCTGCCGCTGCTCCTTTAGCAGCTCCCTTAGTTGCACCATTGGCTGCTGCTCACTATGCTGCTGCTCCTTTAGCCGCTCCAGTTGTTGCTCGTTACGCCGCCGCTCCCTTAGCGTCTACCGTGTGGTGA